The Amblyraja radiata isolate CabotCenter1 chromosome 1, sAmbRad1.1.pri, whole genome shotgun sequence genome contains a region encoding:
- the LOC116974361 gene encoding alcohol dehydrogenase class-3 isoform X2, whose translation MAAATAGKVIKCRAAVAWEAGKPLSIEEVEVAPPKAHEVRIQVVATGVCHTDSFTLSGADSEGRFPVILGHEGAGIVESVGEGVTSFKAGDRVIPLYIPQCGECKFCLNPKTNLCQKIRVTQGQGLMPDKTSRFTCKGQQLHHYMGTSTFSEYTVVADISLAKIDPAAPLDKVCLLGCGISTGYGAALNTAKVEPGSTCAVFGLGGVGLAVIMGCKAAGASRIIAVDINKDKFTKAQEFGATEFVNPKDHVKPIQEVLVEMTDGGVDYSFECIGNVMTMRAALEACHKGWGTSVILGVAPSGQEIATRPFQLITGRVWKGSAFGGWKSVESVPKLVKDYMDKKLKVDEFITFTLPLKEINKSFELMHTGKSIRSVLLF comes from the exons GTCATCAAGTGCAGAGCGGCGGTGGCCTGGGAGGCGGGAAAGCCCCTGTCCATCGAGGAAGTGGAGGTTGCCCCCCCTAAAGCACATGAAGTTCGCATTCAG GTTGTTGCCACCGGAGTCTGCCACACCGACTCCTTCACTCTGAGCGGTGCAGACTCAGAGGGGCGCTTCCCTGTCATTCTTGGCCATGAGGGAGCTGGCATCGTGGAGAGTGTTGGGGAGGGAGTCACCTCCTTCAAAGCAG GTGATCGAGTGATTCCACTTTACATACCACAGTGTGGGGAATGCAAGTTTTGCCTGAATCCCAAGACCAATCTCTGCCAGAAGATCAG GGTGACCCAAGGGCAGGGTCTGATGCCAGATAAGACCAGCAGGTTCACTTGTAAAGGCCAGCAGCTCCACCACTACATGGGGACCAGTACCTTCTCCGAATACACGGTTGTTGCTGACATTTCCCTGGCTAAGATagaccccgcggctccgctggataAAGTCTGTCTGCTGGGCTGCGGCATTTCCACCGGCTATGGGGCAGCTCTCAACACTGCCAAG GTCGAACCGGGCTCCACGTGTGCGGTGTTTGGACTGGGTGGCGTGGGTCTTGCCGTTATCATGGGCTGCAAGGCCGCCGGTGCCTCGCGGATCATTGCTGTCGATATCAACAAGGACAAGTTCACTAAGGCTCAAGAGTTTGGTGCGACTGAGTTTGTGAACCCCAAGGACCACGTCAAACCCATTCAGGAGGTCTTGGTGGAAATGACTGACGGCGGAGTGGACTACTCCTTCGAGTGTATTGGCAACGTCATGACCATG AGAGCGGCCCTGGAAGCTTGTCACAAGGGCTGGGGAACCAGCGTCATCCTAGGGGTGGCGCCGTCCGGCCAAGAGATTGCAACTCGCCCCTTCCAGCTGATCACTGGCCGTGTCTGGAAAGGATCAGCGTTTGGAG GATGGAAGAGTGTGGAGAGCGTTCCCAAACTGGTGAAAGattacatggataaaaaattgaagGTGGACGAATTTATAACTTTCACGCTCCCGTTAAAAGAGATCAATAAGAGCTTTGAACTCATGCACACTGGGAAAAG CATCCGAAGTGTCCTCTTATTTTAA
- the LOC116974361 gene encoding alcohol dehydrogenase class-3 isoform X1, whose product MAAATAGKVIKCRAAVAWEAGKPLSIEEVEVAPPKAHEVRIQVVATGVCHTDSFTLSGADSEGRFPVILGHEGAGIVESVGEGVTSFKAGDRVIPLYIPQCGECKFCLNPKTNLCQKIRVTQGQGLMPDKTSRFTCKGQQLHHYMGTSTFSEYTVVADISLAKIDPAAPLDKVCLLGCGISTGYGAALNTAKVEPGSTCAVFGLGGVGLAVIMGCKAAGASRIIAVDINKDKFTKAQEFGATEFVNPKDHVKPIQEVLVEMTDGGVDYSFECIGNVMTMRAALEACHKGWGTSVILGVAPSGQEIATRPFQLITGRVWKGSAFGGWKSVESVPKLVKDYMDKKLKVDEFITFTLPLKEINKSFELMHTGKRLVVKSLLK is encoded by the exons GTCATCAAGTGCAGAGCGGCGGTGGCCTGGGAGGCGGGAAAGCCCCTGTCCATCGAGGAAGTGGAGGTTGCCCCCCCTAAAGCACATGAAGTTCGCATTCAG GTTGTTGCCACCGGAGTCTGCCACACCGACTCCTTCACTCTGAGCGGTGCAGACTCAGAGGGGCGCTTCCCTGTCATTCTTGGCCATGAGGGAGCTGGCATCGTGGAGAGTGTTGGGGAGGGAGTCACCTCCTTCAAAGCAG GTGATCGAGTGATTCCACTTTACATACCACAGTGTGGGGAATGCAAGTTTTGCCTGAATCCCAAGACCAATCTCTGCCAGAAGATCAG GGTGACCCAAGGGCAGGGTCTGATGCCAGATAAGACCAGCAGGTTCACTTGTAAAGGCCAGCAGCTCCACCACTACATGGGGACCAGTACCTTCTCCGAATACACGGTTGTTGCTGACATTTCCCTGGCTAAGATagaccccgcggctccgctggataAAGTCTGTCTGCTGGGCTGCGGCATTTCCACCGGCTATGGGGCAGCTCTCAACACTGCCAAG GTCGAACCGGGCTCCACGTGTGCGGTGTTTGGACTGGGTGGCGTGGGTCTTGCCGTTATCATGGGCTGCAAGGCCGCCGGTGCCTCGCGGATCATTGCTGTCGATATCAACAAGGACAAGTTCACTAAGGCTCAAGAGTTTGGTGCGACTGAGTTTGTGAACCCCAAGGACCACGTCAAACCCATTCAGGAGGTCTTGGTGGAAATGACTGACGGCGGAGTGGACTACTCCTTCGAGTGTATTGGCAACGTCATGACCATG AGAGCGGCCCTGGAAGCTTGTCACAAGGGCTGGGGAACCAGCGTCATCCTAGGGGTGGCGCCGTCCGGCCAAGAGATTGCAACTCGCCCCTTCCAGCTGATCACTGGCCGTGTCTGGAAAGGATCAGCGTTTGGAG GATGGAAGAGTGTGGAGAGCGTTCCCAAACTGGTGAAAGattacatggataaaaaattgaagGTGGACGAATTTATAACTTTCACGCTCCCGTTAAAAGAGATCAATAAGAGCTTTGAACTCATGCACACTGGGAAAAGGTTAGTGGTTAAGTCTTTACTGAAGTGA